From Paraburkholderia sabiae, a single genomic window includes:
- a CDS encoding DegT/DnrJ/EryC1/StrS family aminotransferase, translated as MPYLEEIWQRKWVTNNGVFHRELEKQLCEYLGVEHLSLFSNGTLALITALQSMKITGEVITTPFSFVATTHALHWNGIKPVFADVDPVTMNLDPEKIEAAITPQTTAILPVHVYANPCDVERIETIADTYGLRVIYDAAHAFGVRIRDRSILEYGDMSVLSFHGTKVFNTFEGGAIICRDEKTKRRIDNLKNFGFVDETTVVAPGINGKMNEVQAAFGVLQLKYMDQVLAQRGAIDERYRKAFRNVNGLSMHDVPEYCTRNYSYFPLLVRPEFPLNRDELYEELRQHRIAARRYFYPLISEFPMYRGLPSSNAQNLPVATALSRQVLCLPIYPALEQEEQERIIEVILACAWRNRRAS; from the coding sequence ATGCCGTACCTCGAGGAAATCTGGCAACGCAAATGGGTGACGAATAACGGCGTCTTCCATCGCGAACTCGAGAAGCAGCTGTGCGAGTATCTCGGCGTCGAACACCTGTCGCTTTTCTCCAATGGAACGCTGGCGCTCATCACCGCGTTGCAGTCGATGAAGATTACGGGCGAGGTGATTACCACGCCGTTCAGCTTCGTCGCGACGACGCATGCGCTGCACTGGAACGGCATCAAACCGGTGTTCGCCGACGTCGATCCCGTCACCATGAATCTCGATCCGGAAAAGATCGAAGCCGCCATCACGCCACAGACCACCGCGATCCTGCCCGTTCATGTGTACGCCAATCCCTGCGACGTGGAGCGTATCGAAACAATCGCGGATACCTATGGCCTGCGCGTCATTTACGACGCAGCGCATGCGTTCGGCGTTCGCATTCGCGATCGCTCGATTCTCGAATACGGCGACATGTCGGTGCTGAGCTTTCACGGCACCAAGGTGTTCAATACGTTCGAAGGCGGAGCGATCATCTGCCGGGACGAGAAAACCAAGCGTCGCATCGACAACCTGAAGAATTTCGGTTTCGTCGACGAAACGACCGTCGTCGCGCCCGGCATCAATGGAAAGATGAACGAGGTTCAGGCCGCGTTCGGCGTGCTTCAACTGAAATACATGGATCAGGTGCTCGCACAGCGCGGCGCTATCGACGAGCGTTATCGCAAGGCGTTTCGCAACGTCAATGGTCTCTCCATGCATGACGTGCCCGAATACTGCACGAGGAATTACTCGTACTTTCCTCTGCTCGTTCGGCCCGAGTTTCCGCTCAATCGCGACGAGTTGTATGAAGAGTTGAGGCAGCATCGCATTGCGGCGCGCCGCTACTTTTACCCGCTCATCAGCGAATTCCCGATGTACCGAGGCCTGCCGTCCTCCAACGCGCAGAATCTGCCCGTTGCGACTGCGCTGTCGCGCCAGGTGTTGTGCCTGCCGATCTACCCGGCGCTCGAACAGGAGGAACAGGAACGCATCATCGAAGTGATCCTCGCGTGTGCATGGCGCAATCGTCGCGCGAGCTGA
- a CDS encoding aspartate aminotransferase family protein has translation MNSDAIGGYLELELPPGNGERYPDAQRFQSARAAFLALLNAGRPGRIWMPWYNCETMLEPPEMAGIEVRRYRIDANFDIADDIVLGENDWLLYVNYFGVCDAQVERVCSRFPHTQVVIDNSQAFFSPPAACLATLYSPRKFFGIPDGGYLITQVPVDEPEEQDTGSIERMQPLLIRIDQGPEAGYEGIRAARATLRGQQPKRMSTLTRRLLAHLDYDSAFERRSRNFARYHQMLGSENALASFDARVQAPLCYPFWNHRTDLHAALAAKRIFVPRYWPHTRGSSGMADDLEFRLSTECLALPCDQRYGEVEIDQVIAALREAGAAGQD, from the coding sequence ATGAATAGCGACGCAATCGGCGGATACCTCGAACTGGAATTGCCGCCGGGCAACGGCGAGCGCTATCCCGATGCGCAGCGCTTCCAGTCTGCCCGCGCTGCATTTCTCGCCCTGCTGAACGCGGGCCGGCCCGGGCGCATCTGGATGCCCTGGTACAACTGCGAAACGATGCTCGAACCGCCCGAGATGGCCGGCATCGAAGTGCGGCGATACCGGATCGACGCGAATTTCGACATTGCCGACGACATCGTTCTCGGCGAAAACGACTGGCTTCTTTACGTCAACTACTTCGGCGTATGCGACGCCCAGGTCGAACGGGTGTGCTCGCGATTCCCGCATACGCAGGTCGTGATCGACAATTCGCAGGCGTTCTTTTCTCCTCCGGCAGCCTGCCTCGCCACGCTTTATTCGCCACGCAAGTTCTTCGGCATTCCCGACGGCGGCTATCTGATCACCCAGGTGCCCGTCGACGAGCCCGAAGAACAGGACACCGGATCGATCGAACGAATGCAGCCGTTGCTGATCCGTATCGATCAAGGGCCTGAGGCGGGCTATGAAGGCATTCGTGCCGCACGCGCGACGTTGCGCGGCCAGCAGCCAAAGCGCATGTCCACGCTCACTCGACGCCTGCTCGCCCATCTCGACTACGACAGCGCCTTCGAACGCCGCAGCCGGAATTTCGCTCGCTATCATCAGATGCTCGGCAGCGAAAACGCACTTGCATCGTTCGACGCGCGAGTTCAGGCGCCGCTTTGCTATCCCTTCTGGAATCACCGGACCGACTTGCACGCGGCATTGGCTGCGAAGCGCATCTTCGTCCCCAGGTACTGGCCGCACACACGCGGCAGCAGCGGCATGGCAGACGACCTGGAGTTCCGCCTGTCGACCGAGTGCCTCGCGTTGCCCTGCGATCAGCGTTATGGGGAAGTGGAAATCGATCAGGTGATAGCCGCGCTGCGCGAAGCCGGCGCAGCGGGTCAGGATTGA
- a CDS encoding WbqC family protein, protein MKLGIMQPYFFPYLGHFALIASTDAWVVFDITQYTPKTWMNRNRVLHPKEGWNYVSVPLSNSSISIATSEARVLNVADTRRSVLGKLSHYRSKAPYYRAVEGLVQAAMADDTDDRLTHLNARGLRLVCEYLGLPFNYRICSELGLDLPEKLPPGGWAPAICSALGASGYVNPVGGRDLFDPADFTSRGISLEFLSFELGAYDTAPYQFEPGLSILDVLMWNSPQTVVDMLRAGTTLLPQ, encoded by the coding sequence GTGAAGCTCGGGATCATGCAGCCGTATTTCTTTCCGTACCTGGGGCATTTCGCCTTGATTGCCAGCACGGATGCCTGGGTGGTATTCGACATCACGCAGTACACACCCAAGACCTGGATGAATCGCAACCGGGTTCTGCATCCGAAGGAAGGGTGGAATTACGTCAGCGTCCCGTTGTCGAACTCGTCGATCTCGATTGCGACGAGCGAAGCTCGCGTACTGAATGTGGCCGACACGCGTCGCAGCGTGCTCGGCAAGCTGAGCCACTACCGAAGCAAGGCACCGTACTATCGCGCTGTCGAGGGACTGGTGCAGGCCGCCATGGCCGACGACACGGACGACCGGCTCACGCACCTGAACGCGCGCGGATTGCGACTTGTCTGCGAATACCTTGGTTTGCCGTTCAACTACCGGATCTGCTCCGAACTGGGCCTGGACCTGCCGGAGAAGCTCCCGCCCGGCGGCTGGGCGCCCGCGATCTGCTCGGCGCTGGGGGCGAGCGGCTATGTCAATCCCGTCGGCGGCCGGGACCTGTTCGATCCCGCGGACTTCACATCGCGCGGTATCTCGCTGGAGTTTCTTTCCTTCGAACTCGGCGCGTATGACACAGCGCCTTATCAGTTCGAACCAGGACTTTCGATTCTCGACGTCCTGATGTGGAATTCGCCGCAGACAGTCGTCGACATGCTGCGCGCCGGCACGACGCTGTTACCGCAATAA
- a CDS encoding DegT/DnrJ/EryC1/StrS family aminotransferase gives MSTSISTTDNLAIFGGVPALEQRLALGQHNFPSWDRYEAAFRDIFARQYYTNHGPLAQALEARLAQRLNVRHAMCVTTATIGLALAAQALGLKGKVIAPAFSFVSTAQSLAWADVEVAFCDVSRATGHLSPETVEPLMTEDVSGILGANLWGDAADIEGLEHLAARHGVELYFDSAQGFGCELAGKPLGGFGRLEVISFHSSQILGATEGAVICTNDDDLAAHIRNIRSNYGMGRPVPVGKTGNGRLSEAQAAVALMNLDDLPELIARNRRVFNAYEALLADVPGLRLRKPQQVSASNFQNIVYEMDAHEFGLSRKTLIDVLRAENIEAGADRGLGARRQDAGYALPNTEYWCESILQLPTGAQVDEAVVERIATVIRTAQRHAGRIAKALGA, from the coding sequence ATGAGCACGAGCATTTCCACCACCGACAACCTCGCGATCTTTGGCGGTGTTCCGGCGCTTGAGCAACGGCTCGCGCTCGGTCAGCACAATTTCCCCTCATGGGATCGCTACGAGGCTGCATTCCGGGACATCTTCGCCCGGCAGTACTACACGAATCACGGGCCGCTCGCGCAGGCGCTAGAGGCTCGCCTCGCGCAGCGTCTCAACGTGCGTCACGCGATGTGCGTGACCACGGCGACGATCGGTCTCGCGCTGGCAGCGCAGGCGCTGGGGCTGAAGGGCAAGGTCATCGCGCCGGCTTTCAGCTTTGTGAGCACCGCGCAGTCCCTCGCCTGGGCCGATGTCGAGGTCGCTTTCTGCGATGTATCTCGCGCAACCGGACATCTGAGTCCGGAAACGGTCGAGCCGCTCATGACGGAAGACGTCAGCGGCATCCTGGGCGCCAACCTGTGGGGCGATGCCGCCGATATCGAAGGTCTGGAGCATCTGGCGGCGCGTCATGGCGTCGAACTTTATTTCGACTCCGCACAGGGCTTCGGGTGTGAGCTGGCAGGCAAGCCGCTCGGCGGCTTCGGCCGGCTCGAAGTCATCTCGTTTCATTCGAGCCAGATTCTCGGCGCGACGGAAGGCGCCGTTATCTGCACCAACGACGACGACCTTGCCGCGCACATCCGCAACATCCGCAGCAACTACGGCATGGGGCGTCCCGTGCCCGTCGGCAAGACAGGCAACGGGCGGCTCTCGGAAGCCCAGGCCGCGGTTGCGCTGATGAACCTCGACGATCTGCCCGAACTCATCGCACGGAACCGACGCGTGTTCAACGCGTACGAGGCGTTGCTCGCCGACGTGCCGGGTCTGCGTTTGCGCAAGCCGCAACAGGTCAGCGCGAGCAATTTCCAGAACATCGTCTACGAGATGGACGCGCACGAATTCGGCTTGTCGCGCAAGACGCTGATCGACGTGCTTCGCGCGGAGAATATCGAAGCCGGTGCGGACCGCGGCCTTGGCGCGCGGCGTCAGGACGCCGGCTATGCGTTGCCGAATACTGAGTACTGGTGCGAATCGATCCTGCAGTTGCCGACAGGCGCTCAGGTCGACGAAGCGGTCGTCGAACGTATCGCCACGGTGATCCGTACCGCGCAACGTCACGCCGGGCGCATTGCGAAAGCCTTGGGAGCTTGA